Proteins encoded in a region of the Planococcus citri chromosome 1, ihPlaCitr1.1, whole genome shotgun sequence genome:
- the LOC135831766 gene encoding probable phospholipid-transporting ATPase IIB isoform X2, producing the protein MNEFMASMCMVEMNSSTTNLVKEDIPLLQKTHESNIFTRCCSWIWRKCWREKELQSRTIIIGKQSVERYPPNVIRNQKYSILTFLPLVLFEQFKFFLNLYFLIMALSQFVPDLRLGYLYTYWGPLIFVLTVTLFREAIDDFRRHQRDEEVNSQKYTKIFRTKDHTISSELVSSSKLKVGDLIMVEKDQRVPADLVLIRTTETSGACFVRTDQLDGETDWKLRLAVPETQKLDSDENVFDIHATIFAEKPQRDIHTFIGTFKMEGSAEHSLDLENTLWANCVVASGSALGLVVYTGAETRSVMNNSQPRSKVGLLDIEINQLTKVLFAAVIGLAFVMMCLKGFSGPWYRYMFRFVLLFSYIIPISLRVNLDMGKAFYSWSMQRDEEMPDTVVRSTTIPEELGRISYLLSDKTGTLTQNDMVFKRLHLGTVYYGHDAFDQVEQQLNAIYNVNGEPLPGGSHANSLTLSASGVMGTKLRRSEHTRLLEAVKAIALCHNVTPAYDGSDQNSSVAGDVTEMASDEEFLTYIKEKEPSYQASSPDEVALVKWSERVGLAVIKRTQTRMYLKTPVNQISKYTILQMFPFTPETKRMGIILKEDKTGEIVFYLKGADVIMTKIVQYADWLEEECGNMAREGLRTLVVAKKQLTEEQYLDFEARLNAARLSITDRGARVSAEVEKLEHDMELLCVTGVEDKLQDNVRQTLELLRNAGIKIWMLTGDKLETATCIAKSSRLVSRNQECFVFSPITARIEDAQIQLHNFQKKHDCALIISGDTLEIFLKYYQKEFLEVACRSPAVVCCRCSPTQKAQVVSLIKLHTGKRTAAVGDGGNDVSMIQAADTGIGIAGREGKQASLAADFSIPQFSHLARLIVVHGRNSYKRSASLSQFVIHRGLIISTMQAIFSAVFYFSSVSLYQGLLMVGYATIYTMFPVFSLVLDKDVSGRIALTYPELYKELSKGRSLSFKTFFIWVLVSIYQGGVIMYGALILFEDEFIHIVAISFTALILTELIMVALTVRTWHYLIVLAELFSLAVYILSLVVFKNYFDASFLQTREFLWKVLLITLVSCFPLYILKFLRKKFSPPSYSKLS; encoded by the exons ATGAATGAGTTTATGGCATCTATGTGTATGGTGGAAATGAATTCATCCACGACCAATTTAGTGAAGGAGGATATACCACTTCTACAGAAAACACATGAAAGTAACATATTCACCAG GTGCTGCAGTTGGATCTGGAGAAAATGTTGGAGAGAGAAGGAACTGCAGTCCAGAACCATTATTATTGGAAAACAAAGCGTCGAAAGATACCCGCCGAATGttattcgaaatcaaaaatacagcattttaacatttttgccattg GTGTTATTCGAACAgtttaaattctttttgaatttatactttttaattATGGCTCTAAGTCAGTTTGTACCAGATTTGCGGCTGGGTTATCTGTACACTTACTGGGGACCGCTG ATTTTCGTACTGACCGTGACGTTGTTTAGAGAAGCCATCGATGATTTCAGACGTCATCAAAGAGATGAAGAAGTTAACAgtcaaaaatacacgaaaattttcagaacaaaaGATCATACTATTAGTTCGGAACTGGTGTCTTCATCCAAACTGAAAGTCGGCGATTTG ATAATGGTTGAGAAAGATCAACGAGTACCAGCCGACTTGGTCCTCATTCGTACCACCGAAACATCGGGAGCTTGCTTTGTACGTACTGATCAATTAGATGGTGAAACCGATTGGAAATTGAGATTAGCCGTTCCCGAGACTCAGAAGCTCGACTCCGATGAAAACGTATTTGATATTCATGCTACCATATTTGCTGAGAAACCTCAACGAGATATCCATACTTTCATCGGCACCTTCAAAATG gAAGGATCCGCGGAACATAGTCTTGATTTAGAAAATACCTTGTGGGCTAATTGCGTAGTTGCCTCTGGTTCGGCTTTAGGATTGGTTGTGTACACCGGCGCAGAAACGCGCTCCGTGATGAATAATTCTCAACCTCGTAGCAAAGTCGGTTTATTGGACATCGAAATCAATCAATTAACCAAG GTGCTATTTGCCGCCGTTATCGGTTTAGCCTTCGTCATGATGTGTTTAAAAGGATTCAGCGGACCTTGGTACAGATACATGTTCCGATTTGTGTTACTGTTTTCCTACATTATTCCGATCAG TTTGAGAGTCAATTTGGATATGGGTAAAGCGTTTTATTCGTGGTCCATGCAAAGAGACGAAGAAATGCCCGATACTGTTGTGAGATCCACTACGATTCCTGAAGAATTGGGTCGCATATCGTACCTCTTGAGTGATAAGACTGGCACTTTAACTCAAAATGACATGGTTTTCAAGAGATTACACTTGGGAACTGTTTACTATGGCCACGATGCTTTCGATCAA GTGGAACAACAGTTGAATGCGATCTATAACGTGAACGGTGAGCCATTACCCGGTGGTTCTCATGCGAATTCGTTGACATTATCTGCATCAGGTGTAATGGGTACTAAGTTGAGAAGATCGGAACACACAAGATTACTCGAGGCTGTTAAAGCTATTGCATTATGTCATAATGTCACGCCTGCCTATGACGGTTCCGATCA aAATAGCAGTGTCGCTGGTGATGTTACAGAAATGGCGTCTGATGAAGAATTTCTCACTTATATCAAAGAAAAAGAGCCGTCCTATCAAGCTTCTAGTCCAGAtgag GTTGCTTTAGTCAAGTGGTCTGAGCGTGTCGGTTTGGCAGTCATTAAACGTACCCAAACGAGAATGTATTTAAAAACACCGGTTAATCAAATTTCCAAGTACACTATTCTTCAAATGTTTCCTTTCACTCCGGAAACTAAGCGTATGGGTATAATTTTAAAG gaggaTAAGACCGGTGAAATTGTGTTTTATTTGAAAGGCGCTGACGTTATTATGACCAAGATAGTACAGTACGCTGACTGGCTGGAAGAAGAATGTGGAAACATGGCACGTGAAGGCTTAAGAACGTTGGTTGTTGCTAAGAAACAGTTGACTGAGGAACAGTATTTGGATTTCGAG GCTAGATTGAATGCCGCTCGACTGAGTATAACTGATCGTGGGGCTCGTGTCAGCGCCGAAGTCGAAAAACTGGAACATGATATGGAATTACTGTGTGTTACCGGTGTCGAAGATAAATTGCAAGACAACGTCAGACAAACATTGGAATTGTTACGAAATGCCGGAAttaaa ATATGGATGTTGACCGGCGACAAATTGGAAACTGCTACGTGTATTGCAAAAAGTTCTCGTTTAGTTTCTCGCAATCAggagtgttttgttttttctcccaTTACCGCACGAATTGAAGACGCGCAGATCCaattacacaattttcaaaagaaacacGACTGTGCGTTGATCATTTCGGGAGATACACTAGAA atttttttgaagtattatCAAAAAGAATTCCTCGAAGTAGCGTGTCGAAGTCCCGCCGTTGTATGTTGTAGATGCTCTCCAACTCAGAAAGCCCAAGTCGTTTCCTTGATCAAATTGCATACAGGCAAACGAACAGCTGCTGTAGGAGACGGAGGAAACGACGTATCCATGATACAAGCTGCTGATACTG GTATTGGGATTGCGGGACGTGAAGGTAAACAGGCATCTTTAGCTGCCGACTTCTCGATACCGCAGTTTTCGCATTTAGCTCGTTTGATCGTTGTTCACGGAAGAAACAGTTACAAACGATCCGCTTCATTAAGTCAATTTGTTATTCATCGTGGTCTCATAATTTCCACCATGCAAGCTATATTTTCAgctgtgttttatttttcttcggtaTCGCTGTATCAAGGTTTATTAATGGTTGG ATATGCGACTATTTACACAATGTTTCCGGTATTCTCATTAGTATTAGATAAGGACGTTTCTGGACGTATTGCCCTCACATACCCTGAATTATATAAGGAATTGAGTAAAGGGCGTTCTCTTTcgttcaaaacatttttcatatgGGTACTCGTGAGCATTTACCAAG GCGGAGTGATTATGTACGGCGCATTGATTCTCTTCGAAGATGAGTTTATACACATTGTTGCAATTAGTTTTACCGCTTTAATTTTAACGGAATTAATTATGGTGGCTTTGACCGTGCGCACTTGGCATTATTTAATAGTGCTAGCAGAACTCTTCAGCTTGGCGGTCTATATTTTGTCATtggtggttttcaaaaattatttcg ATGCTAGTTTCTTACAAACTCGAGAATTCTTATGGAAGGTTCTTCTCATAACTCTGGTCAGCTGTTTTCCGCtgtatattttgaaattcttgcgGAAGAAATTTTCACCGCCGAGTTACTCCAAACTGTCGTAA
- the LOC135831766 gene encoding probable phospholipid-transporting ATPase IIB isoform X4: MEKFETEEQTTSHSRNKPTLQYKCCSWIWRKCWREKELQSRTIIIGKQSVERYPPNVIRNQKYSILTFLPLVLFEQFKFFLNLYFLIMALSQFVPDLRLGYLYTYWGPLIFVLTVTLFREAIDDFRRHQRDEEVNSQKYTKIFRTKDHTISSELVSSSKLKVGDLIMVEKDQRVPADLVLIRTTETSGACFVRTDQLDGETDWKLRLAVPETQKLDSDENVFDIHATIFAEKPQRDIHTFIGTFKMEGSAEHSLDLENTLWANCVVASGSALGLVVYTGAETRSVMNNSQPRSKVGLLDIEINQLTKVLFAAVIGLAFVMMCLKGFSGPWYRYMFRFVLLFSYIIPISLRVNLDMGKAFYSWSMQRDEEMPDTVVRSTTIPEELGRISYLLSDKTGTLTQNDMVFKRLHLGTVYYGHDAFDQVEQQLNAIYNVNGEPLPGGSHANSLTLSASGVMGTKLRRSEHTRLLEAVKAIALCHNVTPAYDGSDQNSSVAGDVTEMASDEEFLTYIKEKEPSYQASSPDEVALVKWSERVGLAVIKRTQTRMYLKTPVNQISKYTILQMFPFTPETKRMGIILKEDKTGEIVFYLKGADVIMTKIVQYADWLEEECGNMAREGLRTLVVAKKQLTEEQYLDFEARLNAARLSITDRGARVSAEVEKLEHDMELLCVTGVEDKLQDNVRQTLELLRNAGIKIWMLTGDKLETATCIAKSSRLVSRNQECFVFSPITARIEDAQIQLHNFQKKHDCALIISGDTLEIFLKYYQKEFLEVACRSPAVVCCRCSPTQKAQVVSLIKLHTGKRTAAVGDGGNDVSMIQAADTGIGIAGREGKQASLAADFSIPQFSHLARLIVVHGRNSYKRSASLSQFVIHRGLIISTMQAIFSAVFYFSSVSLYQGLLMVGYATIYTMFPVFSLVLDKDVSGRIALTYPELYKELSKGRSLSFKTFFIWVLVSIYQGGVIMYGALILFEDEFIHIVAISFTALILTELIMVALTVRTWHYLIVLAELFSLAVYILSLVVFKNYFDASFLQTREFLWKVLLITLVSCFPLYILKFLRKKFSPPSYSKLS, translated from the exons atggaAAAGTTTGAAACGGAAGAGCAAACGACCTCTCATTCTCGAAACAAACCTACATTGCAATATAA GTGCTGCAGTTGGATCTGGAGAAAATGTTGGAGAGAGAAGGAACTGCAGTCCAGAACCATTATTATTGGAAAACAAAGCGTCGAAAGATACCCGCCGAATGttattcgaaatcaaaaatacagcattttaacatttttgccattg GTGTTATTCGAACAgtttaaattctttttgaatttatactttttaattATGGCTCTAAGTCAGTTTGTACCAGATTTGCGGCTGGGTTATCTGTACACTTACTGGGGACCGCTG ATTTTCGTACTGACCGTGACGTTGTTTAGAGAAGCCATCGATGATTTCAGACGTCATCAAAGAGATGAAGAAGTTAACAgtcaaaaatacacgaaaattttcagaacaaaaGATCATACTATTAGTTCGGAACTGGTGTCTTCATCCAAACTGAAAGTCGGCGATTTG ATAATGGTTGAGAAAGATCAACGAGTACCAGCCGACTTGGTCCTCATTCGTACCACCGAAACATCGGGAGCTTGCTTTGTACGTACTGATCAATTAGATGGTGAAACCGATTGGAAATTGAGATTAGCCGTTCCCGAGACTCAGAAGCTCGACTCCGATGAAAACGTATTTGATATTCATGCTACCATATTTGCTGAGAAACCTCAACGAGATATCCATACTTTCATCGGCACCTTCAAAATG gAAGGATCCGCGGAACATAGTCTTGATTTAGAAAATACCTTGTGGGCTAATTGCGTAGTTGCCTCTGGTTCGGCTTTAGGATTGGTTGTGTACACCGGCGCAGAAACGCGCTCCGTGATGAATAATTCTCAACCTCGTAGCAAAGTCGGTTTATTGGACATCGAAATCAATCAATTAACCAAG GTGCTATTTGCCGCCGTTATCGGTTTAGCCTTCGTCATGATGTGTTTAAAAGGATTCAGCGGACCTTGGTACAGATACATGTTCCGATTTGTGTTACTGTTTTCCTACATTATTCCGATCAG TTTGAGAGTCAATTTGGATATGGGTAAAGCGTTTTATTCGTGGTCCATGCAAAGAGACGAAGAAATGCCCGATACTGTTGTGAGATCCACTACGATTCCTGAAGAATTGGGTCGCATATCGTACCTCTTGAGTGATAAGACTGGCACTTTAACTCAAAATGACATGGTTTTCAAGAGATTACACTTGGGAACTGTTTACTATGGCCACGATGCTTTCGATCAA GTGGAACAACAGTTGAATGCGATCTATAACGTGAACGGTGAGCCATTACCCGGTGGTTCTCATGCGAATTCGTTGACATTATCTGCATCAGGTGTAATGGGTACTAAGTTGAGAAGATCGGAACACACAAGATTACTCGAGGCTGTTAAAGCTATTGCATTATGTCATAATGTCACGCCTGCCTATGACGGTTCCGATCA aAATAGCAGTGTCGCTGGTGATGTTACAGAAATGGCGTCTGATGAAGAATTTCTCACTTATATCAAAGAAAAAGAGCCGTCCTATCAAGCTTCTAGTCCAGAtgag GTTGCTTTAGTCAAGTGGTCTGAGCGTGTCGGTTTGGCAGTCATTAAACGTACCCAAACGAGAATGTATTTAAAAACACCGGTTAATCAAATTTCCAAGTACACTATTCTTCAAATGTTTCCTTTCACTCCGGAAACTAAGCGTATGGGTATAATTTTAAAG gaggaTAAGACCGGTGAAATTGTGTTTTATTTGAAAGGCGCTGACGTTATTATGACCAAGATAGTACAGTACGCTGACTGGCTGGAAGAAGAATGTGGAAACATGGCACGTGAAGGCTTAAGAACGTTGGTTGTTGCTAAGAAACAGTTGACTGAGGAACAGTATTTGGATTTCGAG GCTAGATTGAATGCCGCTCGACTGAGTATAACTGATCGTGGGGCTCGTGTCAGCGCCGAAGTCGAAAAACTGGAACATGATATGGAATTACTGTGTGTTACCGGTGTCGAAGATAAATTGCAAGACAACGTCAGACAAACATTGGAATTGTTACGAAATGCCGGAAttaaa ATATGGATGTTGACCGGCGACAAATTGGAAACTGCTACGTGTATTGCAAAAAGTTCTCGTTTAGTTTCTCGCAATCAggagtgttttgttttttctcccaTTACCGCACGAATTGAAGACGCGCAGATCCaattacacaattttcaaaagaaacacGACTGTGCGTTGATCATTTCGGGAGATACACTAGAA atttttttgaagtattatCAAAAAGAATTCCTCGAAGTAGCGTGTCGAAGTCCCGCCGTTGTATGTTGTAGATGCTCTCCAACTCAGAAAGCCCAAGTCGTTTCCTTGATCAAATTGCATACAGGCAAACGAACAGCTGCTGTAGGAGACGGAGGAAACGACGTATCCATGATACAAGCTGCTGATACTG GTATTGGGATTGCGGGACGTGAAGGTAAACAGGCATCTTTAGCTGCCGACTTCTCGATACCGCAGTTTTCGCATTTAGCTCGTTTGATCGTTGTTCACGGAAGAAACAGTTACAAACGATCCGCTTCATTAAGTCAATTTGTTATTCATCGTGGTCTCATAATTTCCACCATGCAAGCTATATTTTCAgctgtgttttatttttcttcggtaTCGCTGTATCAAGGTTTATTAATGGTTGG ATATGCGACTATTTACACAATGTTTCCGGTATTCTCATTAGTATTAGATAAGGACGTTTCTGGACGTATTGCCCTCACATACCCTGAATTATATAAGGAATTGAGTAAAGGGCGTTCTCTTTcgttcaaaacatttttcatatgGGTACTCGTGAGCATTTACCAAG GCGGAGTGATTATGTACGGCGCATTGATTCTCTTCGAAGATGAGTTTATACACATTGTTGCAATTAGTTTTACCGCTTTAATTTTAACGGAATTAATTATGGTGGCTTTGACCGTGCGCACTTGGCATTATTTAATAGTGCTAGCAGAACTCTTCAGCTTGGCGGTCTATATTTTGTCATtggtggttttcaaaaattatttcg ATGCTAGTTTCTTACAAACTCGAGAATTCTTATGGAAGGTTCTTCTCATAACTCTGGTCAGCTGTTTTCCGCtgtatattttgaaattcttgcgGAAGAAATTTTCACCGCCGAGTTACTCCAAACTGTCGTAA